The Ignavibacteria bacterium genome contains a region encoding:
- a CDS encoding lmo0937 family membrane protein, producing the protein MLWTIFAILLVLWIIGMASSYTLGGFIHILLAAAIILAIISLVRGRSVV; encoded by the coding sequence ATGTTGTGGACGATTTTTGCCATTCTTTTGGTACTATGGATCATAGGGATGGCCAGTTCTTACACGCTTGGCGGATTTATACATATACTGCTTGCAGCCGCAATAATACTGGCAATCATAAGCCTGGTGCGTGGAAGAAGCGTCGTATAG
- a CDS encoding ABC transporter ATP-binding protein: protein MADLMVEIKKLSKTFDSHKVLEKISLNVEKGENLVVFGRSGTGKSVLLKCIIGLMTPDEGDINVDGQDMLKLSYRQLNEVRKNIGFLFQSGALYDSMTVRENLAFPLNRHFKLPASEVEDRVIKTLEMVSLVDAVDKMPSELSGGMRKRIALARSIITEPKLMLYDEPTTGLDPLTTKEISELILELQKKLNMTSIAVTHDLICANIIADRAIFLKDAVIAYEGTISELTSSQDKFLQNFFSTEVIKA from the coding sequence ATGGCCGACTTGATGGTAGAAATAAAAAAACTAAGCAAAACCTTTGATTCTCACAAGGTGCTGGAAAAAATTTCCCTGAATGTGGAAAAGGGGGAAAACCTAGTCGTTTTTGGCAGAAGCGGGACCGGTAAGAGTGTGCTTCTGAAGTGCATTATAGGTCTTATGACGCCTGACGAGGGGGACATAAATGTGGACGGGCAGGATATGCTGAAGCTTTCCTACCGGCAGTTGAATGAGGTGAGAAAAAACATAGGATTTCTTTTCCAGAGCGGGGCTTTGTACGATTCAATGACTGTGAGGGAAAACCTCGCATTCCCGCTAAACAGGCACTTCAAGCTGCCCGCCTCTGAAGTGGAAGACAGGGTTATTAAAACTCTTGAAATGGTTTCTCTTGTTGATGCTGTAGATAAAATGCCTTCTGAGCTCTCCGGCGGCATGCGTAAAAGAATAGCTCTTGCGCGTTCAATTATCACGGAACCGAAACTGATGCTTTATGATGAGCCTACAACGGGACTTGATCCCCTGACTACAAAGGAGATCAGCGAGCTGATTCTGGAGCTGCAGAAAAAACTGAATATGACTTCCATTGCCGTTACACATGACCTGATATGTGCTAATATTATTGCTGACAGGGCTATATTCCTCAAAGACGCAGTTATTGCTTATGAGGGAACGATAAGCGAGCTTACGAGTTCGCAGGACAAATTTTTACAAAACTTTTTTAGTACGGAAGTTATTAAAGCCTAA
- the uvrA gene encoding excinuclease ABC subunit UvrA codes for MSKNPNNNSRDKIIVKGAREHNLKNLSLEIPRNKLVVFTGVSGSGKSSLVFDTIYAEGQRRYVESLSSYARQFLERINKPDVDFIYGISPAVAIEQKTGSRNTRSTVGTTTEIYDYLRLLFARIGKTYCINCGNVVKKDTVGSVSEWLESQPEEGRFYMGFPMHSHEGRTLKEEVELLKRRGFFRIFIKDKLADLNEKYTLPRKKEPIYVVIDRFKVKKGKVRETLSESIETSFKEGEGRLAVINADNFEVKNFNRFYECCGTRYEEPEPHFFSFNNPFGACPVCQGFGRTVGIDMDLVVPNPNLTIVEGAIAPWRGVKYSKHLRDLVRTAKDHGIPTQVPFRELSDEQVETIKRGYSGFMGIDRFFEDLESHTYKMHIRVLLSRYRGYTTCAACKGSRLRRETEQVKIGGSSIQDVVRLSIEKAFQFFLSLKLTEYEMSIAERILKEIIKRLTFLNDVGLGYLTMDRLSSTLSGGETQRINLATSLGSSLIGTLYVLDEPSIGLHPRDNTRLIRILKSLRDIGNTVLVVEHDPEMMHEADIIADMGPRAGIHGGEITAMGSYEEILKDPNSLTGKYLSGKLTIPVPEVRNTAATKLLQIKGAREHNLKNIDVDIPLNKFVVITGVSGSGKSTLIHDVLFGGVTKLLGGNPPKIGRFEDIKGVNQIDNIEIVDQSPIGRSPRSNPISYVKAYELIRELFANTHQARARGYKPGYFSFNVPGGRCETCQGEGHVKVEMQFLADLYLECEDCKGTRFKKEIREITYKGKNLVEVLEMSVDEALELFSDSNKIRNYLQVLSDVGLGYIKLGQPSNTLSGGEAQRVKLAAHLSTQKDSEHTLFIFDEPTTGLHFDDISKLLNCFKMLLERNNSVVIIEHNLDVIKSADYIIDLGPEAGEKGGEVVACGTPEEIIEASASYTGQYLKSYLDGQK; via the coding sequence ATGTCAAAAAATCCTAACAATAATTCACGCGATAAGATCATTGTAAAGGGCGCAAGAGAGCATAATCTTAAGAACCTTTCTCTGGAGATTCCGCGCAATAAACTGGTGGTTTTTACCGGTGTTTCGGGCAGCGGTAAATCATCCCTTGTCTTTGATACGATTTATGCCGAAGGGCAGCGCCGCTACGTTGAAAGCCTTTCTTCATACGCCAGACAGTTTCTGGAAAGAATAAATAAGCCCGACGTGGACTTTATTTACGGTATAAGTCCTGCTGTAGCAATTGAGCAGAAAACGGGCTCGAGGAATACACGTTCAACCGTTGGGACTACAACAGAGATCTACGATTACCTGAGGCTTCTTTTTGCCCGTATCGGGAAGACCTATTGCATTAATTGCGGAAACGTGGTAAAAAAAGATACCGTAGGATCTGTCTCGGAGTGGCTCGAAAGCCAGCCCGAAGAGGGAAGGTTTTACATGGGCTTTCCGATGCACAGCCATGAGGGAAGGACACTCAAAGAAGAAGTTGAGCTCCTTAAAAGGCGGGGCTTTTTCAGGATATTTATTAAGGATAAGCTTGCAGACCTTAATGAAAAGTACACGCTGCCGAGGAAAAAAGAGCCGATATACGTTGTTATAGACCGCTTCAAGGTTAAAAAGGGTAAAGTAAGGGAAACGCTCTCGGAATCAATTGAAACTTCATTTAAGGAAGGGGAGGGGCGCCTTGCGGTTATTAATGCAGACAACTTTGAGGTGAAGAATTTTAACCGCTTTTACGAGTGCTGCGGAACGCGTTATGAAGAACCCGAGCCGCATTTCTTTTCATTTAACAATCCTTTCGGTGCATGCCCTGTCTGCCAGGGTTTCGGAAGGACGGTTGGAATTGACATGGACCTTGTGGTTCCAAATCCCAATCTTACGATAGTTGAAGGTGCAATTGCCCCGTGGCGCGGCGTTAAGTACAGCAAGCATCTGAGGGATTTGGTGCGTACGGCAAAAGATCACGGCATTCCGACTCAGGTTCCGTTCAGGGAGCTTTCCGACGAGCAGGTGGAAACTATTAAAAGGGGTTATTCCGGGTTTATGGGAATTGACAGATTCTTTGAGGACCTGGAAAGCCATACTTATAAGATGCATATAAGGGTGCTTTTAAGCCGTTACCGCGGTTATACAACCTGTGCGGCCTGCAAGGGTTCACGCCTGAGGCGCGAGACTGAGCAGGTTAAAATCGGCGGCAGCTCAATACAGGACGTTGTAAGGCTTTCTATAGAAAAGGCTTTTCAGTTTTTCCTTTCGCTGAAGCTTACTGAATATGAGATGTCAATTGCCGAAAGGATACTTAAGGAGATCATAAAGCGCCTTACGTTCTTAAATGACGTCGGCCTGGGATACCTTACAATGGACCGCCTGAGCAGCACGCTTTCAGGAGGTGAGACACAGAGGATTAATCTTGCCACTTCACTCGGGTCTTCACTTATAGGAACGCTTTATGTTTTGGATGAGCCGAGTATAGGGCTTCACCCCAGGGACAACACGCGCCTGATCAGGATACTGAAATCCCTAAGGGATATAGGTAACACGGTCCTTGTAGTTGAGCACGACCCTGAAATGATGCACGAAGCGGATATTATTGCCGACATGGGTCCCCGTGCGGGAATCCATGGCGGTGAGATTACTGCAATGGGAAGCTATGAAGAGATATTAAAGGATCCTAATTCACTTACGGGAAAGTATCTTTCGGGAAAGCTGACGATACCGGTTCCCGAGGTGAGAAATACAGCCGCCACAAAACTCCTTCAGATCAAAGGAGCCAGGGAACACAACCTGAAGAATATTGACGTCGATATACCGCTTAATAAATTTGTGGTCATAACGGGCGTCAGCGGTTCGGGCAAGAGTACCTTAATTCACGACGTGCTCTTTGGGGGCGTTACAAAACTTCTCGGGGGCAACCCTCCTAAAATCGGGCGCTTTGAGGACATAAAAGGGGTGAACCAGATTGACAACATTGAAATTGTGGACCAGTCCCCGATTGGCAGAAGCCCCCGCTCGAACCCAATAAGCTACGTTAAGGCTTATGAGCTTATACGTGAGCTTTTTGCCAATACGCACCAGGCAAGGGCAAGAGGATACAAGCCGGGCTACTTTTCATTCAACGTTCCGGGCGGGAGGTGCGAGACGTGCCAGGGTGAAGGCCATGTGAAGGTTGAAATGCAGTTTCTGGCCGATCTTTATCTTGAATGCGAGGACTGCAAGGGCACGCGCTTTAAGAAAGAGATAAGGGAGATCACCTATAAAGGGAAAAACCTCGTTGAAGTGCTTGAAATGTCTGTTGATGAGGCCTTGGAGCTTTTCAGCGACAGCAATAAAATAAGGAACTACCTGCAGGTTTTATCCGATGTGGGCCTGGGTTATATAAAGCTGGGGCAGCCCTCCAACACCCTGTCGGGAGGTGAAGCACAGAGAGTAAAGTTAGCGGCACACCTTTCCACACAGAAAGACAGTGAGCATACGCTTTTTATATTCGATGAGCCTACGACAGGCCTTCACTTTGATGACATCAGCAAGCTTCTTAACTGCTTTAAGATGCTGCTTGAAAGGAATAATTCAGTTGTAATAATTGAACACAATCTGGATGTAATTAAAAGTGCGGATTATATAATTGATCTTGGTCCCGAGGCGGGTGAAAAAGGGGGCGAAGTAGTAGCCTGCGGCACTCCCGAGGAGATAATTGAAGCCTCTGCGTCCTATACCGGGCAGTATTTAAAAAGCTATCTTGACGGTCAGAAGTAA
- a CDS encoding MCE family protein, whose translation MLKNFTGARLGLFVFLGTALLVTAIFLIGGRESLFQSTFTIKAMFATVEGLRTGAPVRLSGINVGSVSEIEIANDTTGRVVVTMRVNSDIKNFIRKDTRATIETEGLVGNKIVVLTVGTTAYEIVKDGGFVRSKSPVSIAEIIAESQGTLNYLKDITKDFSEIVSKINNGEGTIGKIVNDDELYNSATQITKSADRSLNTITTKLNEISDIVKNTTGDFQKIISDLDNTILKVDNVVDNVRQGKGLLGQLVSDKSTYSDSVKAIVKNLTATTEQVKVGASRFSENMEALKHNWLFKSYFEERGYWDANEYEKNIDSKLSEIKEKTRTLDQKIKELKSLENNTGTRTR comes from the coding sequence ATGCTGAAAAATTTCACGGGTGCACGCCTGGGACTTTTTGTCTTTCTGGGTACCGCCCTACTGGTAACTGCAATTTTTCTTATCGGGGGAAGGGAATCCCTCTTTCAGTCAACTTTTACCATAAAAGCCATGTTTGCAACCGTTGAAGGCCTGAGAACCGGAGCACCTGTAAGGCTGAGCGGTATTAACGTGGGAAGTGTAAGCGAAATTGAAATTGCAAATGATACCACAGGACGTGTTGTTGTAACAATGAGAGTAAACTCCGATATAAAAAACTTCATACGCAAGGATACCAGGGCTACAATTGAAACAGAAGGTCTCGTGGGCAATAAAATTGTTGTTCTTACCGTTGGAACGACAGCCTACGAGATAGTTAAAGACGGGGGCTTTGTACGCTCAAAATCACCTGTAAGCATTGCTGAAATTATAGCCGAAAGCCAGGGGACACTCAACTATCTGAAGGATATAACAAAGGATTTTTCTGAAATAGTGTCCAAGATTAATAACGGAGAGGGCACAATAGGTAAAATTGTAAATGATGATGAGCTCTACAATTCGGCAACACAGATTACCAAGTCGGCCGACCGGAGCCTGAATACAATTACAACAAAGCTTAATGAGATTTCGGATATTGTAAAGAATACGACGGGTGACTTCCAGAAGATTATTTCCGACCTGGACAATACGATTCTGAAGGTGGATAATGTAGTCGATAATGTGCGTCAGGGCAAGGGGCTTCTTGGACAGCTGGTTTCAGACAAGAGCACCTACAGCGACTCTGTAAAGGCGATAGTTAAAAATCTGACCGCCACAACAGAACAGGTAAAAGTAGGGGCTTCAAGGTTCTCTGAGAATATGGAAGCCTTAAAGCATAACTGGCTCTTTAAGAGCTATTTTGAGGAAAGGGGCTACTGGGATGCCAACGAATATGAAAAAAACATAGACAGCAAGTTATCCGAAATAAAGGAAAAAACAAGAACCCTGGATCAGAAGATTAAGGAATTAAAATCTCTGGAGAATAATACGGGGACCAGGACACGCTAG